A single region of the Elusimicrobium sp. An273 genome encodes:
- a CDS encoding type II secretion system F family protein has protein sequence MTKKLYAFLLGVLLLAAAAPAPLQARALGQQDLARIQCAQEKMRILAEFFDVNLETEKKVYTLPNVCGASAGRTVKMPEWFATELERMDKNKVVYVPNEGTYSEVDLWRQAFSNVYLFLDRAAKSLDPSQPVVLEQLSRGFVGNRINLMATLDRLNKDLLRGNQLLIMKDSMDGRARSMLSTFELINNEFFSTIESFSSPIAQREDKYRQSVMAVVVLSNHLFSQFLGTSIPTYPPDPKIYRTTTADRMVSLILIVLGSSLAGLAVYLLLENKRENILRLVEEYKQKSVVWAEDFNRQFVTIDIKYIVFGTVGLFALFGLFLGLMVGGFTGVFVFLLVVFMGGVVSIRMPTAVLDALKKSRGKRINKQLMDALILLSNSLRSGMDIVQGFELVSKDMLPPIADEFGLVIKNYQLGTPFEKALDGLSDRVESRMLSYIIKAIIIQRQVGGNLTVIFARLVENIREESKLEEKLQAMTAQQKIQSIVVSIMPFVMMLVMFIFNPSQMISFYTSPMGIFLFLFCIIWIGIGMKVLQKMGEVRV, from the coding sequence ATGACGAAAAAACTGTATGCTTTTCTATTGGGTGTATTGCTTTTGGCGGCCGCCGCACCGGCACCGCTGCAGGCCCGTGCGCTGGGGCAGCAGGATTTGGCACGGATTCAGTGCGCCCAGGAAAAAATGCGTATTCTGGCGGAATTTTTTGACGTAAATTTGGAAACGGAAAAAAAGGTTTACACTCTGCCCAACGTGTGCGGCGCTTCCGCCGGGCGGACGGTTAAAATGCCGGAATGGTTTGCTACGGAATTGGAGCGCATGGATAAAAATAAAGTAGTCTATGTTCCCAACGAAGGCACCTATAGCGAAGTGGATTTGTGGCGCCAGGCGTTTTCGAACGTTTACCTGTTTTTAGACCGTGCGGCCAAATCCTTGGATCCCAGCCAGCCGGTAGTGTTGGAGCAGCTCTCGCGCGGGTTTGTGGGGAACCGTATCAACCTGATGGCGACGCTGGACAGATTGAATAAAGACTTGCTGCGCGGCAACCAGCTGCTGATTATGAAAGACAGCATGGACGGCCGGGCCCGCTCGATGCTTTCCACGTTTGAATTAATCAACAATGAATTTTTCAGCACCATTGAATCTTTTTCCAGCCCTATTGCCCAACGGGAAGACAAATACCGCCAATCCGTCATGGCGGTAGTGGTGCTTTCCAACCATTTGTTTTCGCAGTTTTTGGGCACGTCTATTCCCACCTATCCGCCGGATCCGAAAATTTACCGCACCACTACGGCCGACCGCATGGTAAGCCTGATTTTAATTGTGCTGGGGTCTTCGCTGGCGGGCTTGGCGGTTTACTTGCTGCTGGAAAATAAACGTGAAAACATTTTGCGCTTGGTGGAAGAATATAAACAAAAAAGCGTGGTATGGGCCGAAGATTTTAACCGTCAGTTCGTTACGATTGATATCAAATACATTGTATTCGGTACGGTAGGCCTGTTCGCCCTGTTTGGGCTGTTCTTGGGCCTGATGGTGGGCGGCTTTACGGGCGTGTTTGTGTTTTTGCTGGTGGTGTTTATGGGGGGCGTCGTCAGTATTCGGATGCCTACGGCCGTGTTGGACGCATTAAAGAAAAGCCGCGGCAAACGCATTAACAAACAGCTGATGGACGCGTTAATTTTGCTTTCCAACTCCCTGCGCTCCGGTATGGACATTGTGCAAGGGTTTGAACTGGTATCCAAAGATATGCTCCCGCCGATTGCCGATGAATTTGGGCTGGTAATTAAAAACTATCAGCTGGGTACGCCCTTTGAAAAAGCTTTGGACGGCCTGTCCGACCGCGTGGAAAGCCGTATGCTTTCGTATATTATTAAGGCCATTATCATTCAGCGCCAGGTCGGCGGTAACTTGACGGTCATTTTCGCGCGCTTGGTGGAAAACATCCGCGAAGAAAGCAAACTGGAAGAAAAATTGCAGGCGATGACCGCCCAGCAAAAAATCCAGTCTATTGTAGTCAGTATTATGCCGTTTGTCATGATGCTGGTTATGTTTATCTTTAACCCGTCTCAGATGATTTCGTTCTATACCAGTCCGATGGGTATTTTCCTGTTCCTGTTCTGTATCATCTGGATCGGCATCGGTATGAAAGTACTGCAAAAGATGGGAGAAGTGCGGGTATAA